CAAAGTAGGCGACCATGGTCCCTACAATAGCGGTAAATGCTTGTATTTGATTGCCATCATAACTATTGTTGCTGCTAAAAATAGAGTTAATTGCTGGTAGTAATTCAGCACCGGATTGATACCATATCACCGCCATGAGAATAATCATGACCACATATACTAATGGACCTGCCCAATTTAAAAAGTGCTTAATAGTTTCAATACCCGCCCAAAACAGCATGATTTGAAACAGCCAAACGATAATAAAGGCGATCCAAGCAGTACTGTTGAGACCTAAGAAAGTCGCATCCGAGCTGCCCATGATAATAGTCAATAAAATAGCGACTGCGGTCGAGGCGAAGTAAGTCTGTACCCCGTACCAAAAAATTCCAATAATAGCGCGTAGGATCGCCGGTAGGTTGGCGCCATTAATGCCTAGACTGGCACGTATCAGTACGGGAAAGGGGATACCGTATTTAACACTGGGCTTGCCAGTCAGGTTAACCATAACCATTACAATGAAGCCGGAACAAATAATGGCTGCCATGACCCACCAGCCACTCAGGCCATAGCTTAAGAATAACGAGGCGGCGAGGGTATAGCCGAATAAACTTTGAATGTCGTTGGACCAAACGTTAAATATAGCAAACCAGCCCCAAGTACGATCTTCTGGACTGAGTGGTGCTAAATCTTCGTTGTACAATCTTGAGTGCTTGATGTCAGGGTTGATTTTGCTGTGATCGTACACAGTTTGGCTAGGTGTACGCTCGGCATTATTAGACATCCGTTCTTCCTTGTAGCAGATGATAGTCATATTTTGAAACGCTTTTACTTTAATCGTTATATGACTACCTGGTCAAGCCTATTATTAAATTTAAATTAATAATCGGCTTGGCGCTACAAAAAATACTGAAAGATGAAAGCTTTAGTTCTACAAGACTATAAGTTCTACAAGACTATAAGCCTGCGGTATAAGCAACCAGTTGCTGACGTTCTTCATCCGTTAACTGAGTGATGTTACCTAGTGGCATATAGCCAGTCTGTACTGCAGTAATAATTTTAGCTTTGTAAGTTTTCATGTCTTCAGGTGTTTGTATGATAATGCCTGCTGGCGGCGCATTAAAGCCTGCTTGTGTTGGTTGTGCCATATGGCAAACGCTACATTTTGCTTGTACAATTCCCATGATAGCGTCGTCAGCTGAGGCGGTAACGGGTACGGCAGCAGCAGCGGTGCTACCGGCGGCAGCAGCTGGTGGTGTTGCATCGGTAGTCGGACTTGCTGGCACAGCAGCGGCTACTGGAGAAATTTGCAACGGCTCAATGGGTGCAGGGCGCATCCAGACAATCAATAGTACCGTAGCTAGTGCAGGAATCACTAAGTATTTTGGCTGATGATGACCCAAGTGCTTTTGGTTAAAGTAATGACGAGCAGTTGCGGTGATGATACCCACGAATACTAGTACCAACCAACCCTGACCATCTCCAAATGAATACATCATTGGATAGTGATTACTAATCATGGTAAAGATTAGTGGTAGGGTAAAGTAATTATTCATCACTGAGCGGTTTCTGGCCATTAGCGCCAAATCTGACACTTCTTTACCCGGTTTGACACCGCGGCGTACGCAATCTACTAGTGCACGCTGAGCAGGCATAATACCAAAGAATACGTTACCCGCCATGATAGTACCTAAAATGGCACCGACGTGGATAAAGGACGCACGATCGCTAAATAACTGATAAGAGCCCCATGTCGCAATAATTATTAGTATAAAGATAGTGATACTAAAAACCATTTTATTTTTGCCGATACGGCTGCGTACAATGACTTCATAAATAAAATAGCTACCAAATAAGAACAATAAGCTGGTCGAAATGGCACCGATATTACTGCCAAAGTCAATTT
The sequence above is a segment of the Psychrobacter sp. PL19 genome. Coding sequences within it:
- a CDS encoding NCS1 family nucleobase:cation symporter-1, yielding MSNNAERTPSQTVYDHSKINPDIKHSRLYNEDLAPLSPEDRTWGWFAIFNVWSNDIQSLFGYTLAASLFLSYGLSGWWVMAAIICSGFIVMVMVNLTGKPSVKYGIPFPVLIRASLGINGANLPAILRAIIGIFWYGVQTYFASTAVAILLTIIMGSSDATFLGLNSTAWIAFIIVWLFQIMLFWAGIETIKHFLNWAGPLVYVVMIILMAVIWYQSGAELLPAINSIFSSNNSYDGNQIQAFTAIVGTMVAYFAAVVINFGDFSRFLRSERDMRLGNLLGLPINMLFFSFIALVITAGTLVIFGEALTNPSDIVERVDSLPLTIIAALTFFAATVGINMVANFIPPAYDLANLFPKHINFRMGGLITAVIAFFVGALWLSFISQIGIVGFVNAVGAVIAPFFGILVIDYYLIKRQHISMDDLFSDQPDGAYYYYKGWNIRGLIAFAIGSIFSISTILVPVLTTLEGYGFLLGAALGGIVYWLLMRQFAVKPNEILE
- a CDS encoding urate hydroxylase PuuD, which translates into the protein MGAYLLDWLGLFFRWFHVIAGVAWIGASFYFVWLDMSLQKPPKWKADKGISGDLWAVHGGGFYEIAKYKLEPEEMPKTLHWFKWEAYTTWLTGMAMMSIVYYANATAYLMDPSKIDFGSNIGAISTSLLFLFGSYFIYEVIVRSRIGKNKMVFSITIFILIIIATWGSYQLFSDRASFIHVGAILGTIMAGNVFFGIMPAQRALVDCVRRGVKPGKEVSDLALMARNRSVMNNYFTLPLIFTMISNHYPMMYSFGDGQGWLVLVFVGIITATARHYFNQKHLGHHQPKYLVIPALATVLLIVWMRPAPIEPLQISPVAAAVPASPTTDATPPAAAAGSTAAAAVPVTASADDAIMGIVQAKCSVCHMAQPTQAGFNAPPAGIIIQTPEDMKTYKAKIITAVQTGYMPLGNITQLTDEERQQLVAYTAGL